From Echinicola jeungdonensis, the proteins below share one genomic window:
- a CDS encoding hemolysin family protein: MLLLVTYLLLAIGVSFLCSALEAALLSITPSYIVIQVEKGKTYAKSLKYLKENIDQPLAAILSLNTIAHTVGAAGVGAQAVEVFGQQYFGWISAGLTIAILVFSEIIPKSLGANFWRQLAPYIGGVLRAMIYGFYPLVKVSEVITQVFNNKEEQTTTSREDVAALTHIAAKEGAFEEGESKIIHNLIRFKSILVVNVMTPRTVTVALDEDSTVKAFFARKDLRRFSRFPVYKGSIDNITGYVLKYDVLQKLAEDQFQLNLKELKRNINIVYEHYPIPSVLELLLDKREHIALVVDKYGGMSGIVTMEDILETLLGLEIQDESDEDRDMQQLARSKWEERAKKMGLIFKQPGENID, encoded by the coding sequence ATGCTTTTATTGGTGACTTACCTGCTATTGGCAATTGGGGTGTCTTTTTTGTGCTCTGCACTTGAAGCAGCTCTTTTGAGTATTACCCCATCTTACATAGTCATTCAAGTGGAAAAAGGAAAAACCTATGCCAAGTCCCTGAAATATTTAAAGGAAAATATTGACCAGCCTTTGGCTGCTATTCTTTCTTTGAATACCATTGCGCATACTGTGGGAGCTGCAGGTGTTGGCGCTCAGGCTGTGGAGGTTTTTGGACAGCAGTATTTTGGTTGGATTTCTGCGGGTTTGACCATTGCTATTTTGGTGTTTTCTGAAATAATACCCAAATCCCTTGGAGCCAACTTTTGGAGACAGCTAGCTCCATACATTGGAGGAGTGCTAAGGGCCATGATATATGGTTTTTACCCTTTGGTGAAAGTATCTGAAGTGATTACACAGGTCTTTAATAACAAAGAAGAACAAACTACCACCAGCAGGGAAGATGTGGCTGCCCTGACCCATATTGCAGCCAAGGAAGGGGCATTTGAAGAGGGGGAGTCCAAGATCATTCATAATTTAATCCGTTTCAAATCAATTTTGGTAGTCAATGTTATGACCCCAAGGACGGTGACGGTAGCTTTGGACGAGGATTCTACTGTAAAGGCGTTTTTTGCCAGGAAAGATTTAAGGAGGTTTTCCAGGTTTCCGGTTTATAAGGGAAGCATTGATAATATTACAGGTTATGTGCTCAAATATGATGTATTGCAAAAATTGGCTGAAGACCAGTTTCAGTTGAACCTTAAGGAATTAAAAAGAAACATTAATATTGTTTATGAACATTATCCTATTCCATCTGTTTTGGAGCTATTACTGGATAAAAGGGAGCATATTGCCCTGGTGGTAGACAAATATGGTGGGATGTCAGGAATTGTGACCATGGAAGATATATTGGAAACCCTATTGGGGCTGGAAATCCAGGATGAAAGTGATGAAGACAGGGATATGCAACAATTGGCCAGAAGTAAATGGGAGGAAAGGGCCAAAAAAATGGGCTTGATTTTTAAACAACCAGGAGAAAATATCGATTAA
- a CDS encoding AI-2E family transporter, whose protein sequence is MNKDFPDSFIFASRLVVLFLVVALAYILRGILVPLLFAIIIAITLYPLCNLLEKWRLPRSAASILSVILASIFLSGLIYYIVNQVIVIGRDGQEIANSFGNIYDSIQKWLETKFGLEPGEITAQIREQVHNALSNAGTYISSAFSSAGGTLANVVLVPLYIFFFLYYRDFFKDFLIQANKSVPAKKIVAMMEKVYQVVQSYLLGLIIVMGIVAVLNTAGLLVMGLDYAWFFGILAAILILLPYIGIAIGSIIPALFALATMDSYWYALGVIGWFQVVQFLEGNFITPNIVGGKVSLNPLIAIISLLLGGMLFGLAGLVLAIPLVAVIKILFGMSEATQAFSFLIGVPGQEHLKKDSYQLLLDKHKVDQIAQEENNQEENNKVQESKRKVK, encoded by the coding sequence ATGAACAAGGATTTTCCAGACAGTTTTATTTTCGCTTCCAGATTGGTGGTGCTTTTTTTAGTGGTCGCCCTGGCTTATATCCTAAGGGGGATTCTGGTACCATTGTTATTTGCAATTATTATAGCCATTACCCTTTATCCGTTATGTAATTTGCTGGAAAAATGGCGATTGCCCAGGTCCGCAGCCTCCATACTTTCAGTCATTTTGGCCAGTATATTTTTATCCGGCTTGATATATTATATCGTTAACCAGGTCATAGTTATCGGCAGGGATGGACAGGAAATTGCCAATAGTTTTGGGAATATTTATGATAGCATTCAAAAATGGTTGGAAACCAAGTTTGGATTAGAGCCCGGCGAAATTACAGCCCAGATCCGGGAACAAGTCCACAATGCCCTTTCCAATGCGGGGACTTATATTTCCAGTGCATTCAGTTCTGCCGGTGGAACCCTGGCCAATGTGGTTTTGGTGCCCTTATACATATTTTTCTTTTTGTATTACCGGGATTTTTTCAAGGATTTTTTGATTCAGGCCAATAAGTCAGTTCCAGCAAAAAAAATTGTGGCCATGATGGAAAAAGTTTATCAGGTTGTCCAAAGTTATTTGTTGGGACTGATCATTGTAATGGGCATTGTGGCTGTGCTGAATACAGCAGGGCTATTGGTAATGGGCCTGGATTATGCTTGGTTTTTTGGCATCCTTGCCGCTATTTTAATTTTACTCCCTTATATAGGCATAGCTATAGGTTCTATCATTCCTGCCTTGTTTGCCCTGGCTACCATGGACAGTTATTGGTATGCACTGGGGGTAATTGGTTGGTTCCAGGTAGTACAGTTCTTGGAGGGGAATTTTATTACCCCCAATATTGTAGGGGGGAAGGTTAGTTTAAATCCTCTGATTGCCATTATCAGCCTTTTGCTAGGCGGGATGTTATTTGGGCTGGCCGGATTGGTTCTAGCCATTCCATTGGTAGCGGTAATCAAGATTTTATTTGGAATGAGTGAGGCTACCCAAGCTTTTAGTTTTTTGATAGGGGTACCTGGGCAGGAACATTTAAAAAAAGATTCATACCAATTGCTATTGGATAAACATAAGGTGGACCAAATAGCACAGGAGGAAAATAATCAGGAGGAGAATAATAAGGTGCAAGAATCTAAGAGAAAAGTAAAATAA
- a CDS encoding YqaE/Pmp3 family membrane protein, with amino-acid sequence MASLIRIILAVILPPLGVLMTVGLGKSFWINILLTLLGFLPGIIHAVWVIAKHND; translated from the coding sequence ATGGCAAGTTTAATTAGAATTATACTAGCTGTTATATTGCCACCATTAGGGGTTTTGATGACTGTTGGTTTGGGTAAATCTTTTTGGATCAATATTTTACTTACCCTTTTGGGTTTCCTTCCAGGCATTATTCATGCGGTTTGGGTGATTGCAAAGCACAATGATTAA
- a CDS encoding ion transporter, giving the protein MRFDKKRLAHIVFESDDPVSKKFDIILLIAILGSVLIAILDSVKDLHQAYGRIFYVLEWVVTALFTIEYGLRVWLSRRKLGYVFSFFGIVDLLAVLPTYLSIFILNTQLLVVVRALRFLRVLRVLKLGRYLRESQILAQALYNSRLKIMIFLGAVVTIILVMGTVMFLIEGPESGFTNIPMSMYWAIVTLTTVGYGDISPITPLGKMVASMIMLLGYAIIAVPTGIVTSEITVASRKREEELFSKRVCPTCHAERHDADAYHCKYCGTRL; this is encoded by the coding sequence ATGAGATTCGATAAAAAAAGGCTTGCCCATATTGTATTTGAATCCGATGATCCGGTATCAAAAAAATTTGATATTATTCTTCTCATTGCCATCCTAGGAAGTGTCCTGATAGCTATCTTGGATTCGGTAAAAGACCTGCACCAAGCTTATGGTAGGATTTTTTATGTTTTGGAGTGGGTGGTAACAGCTTTGTTTACCATAGAATATGGACTCAGGGTTTGGTTGAGCAGGAGAAAGTTGGGTTATGTCTTCAGTTTTTTTGGAATTGTGGATTTGCTAGCTGTTCTTCCTACTTATTTAAGCATATTTATTTTGAATACCCAATTATTGGTAGTGGTCCGGGCACTTCGTTTTTTGAGGGTGCTCCGGGTGCTCAAGCTTGGGCGTTACCTTCGGGAATCCCAGATTTTGGCCCAGGCCCTTTACAATAGCCGGTTAAAAATCATGATCTTTTTGGGTGCGGTAGTGACCATAATATTGGTGATGGGAACCGTTATGTTTTTGATTGAGGGGCCGGAAAGTGGATTTACAAACATACCCATGTCCATGTATTGGGCCATTGTAACATTGACGACTGTGGGCTACGGCGATATATCCCCTATCACCCCACTTGGAAAGATGGTGGCCTCTATGATCATGCTTTTGGGGTATGCTATTATTGCTGTGCCTACCGGCATTGTTACTTCAGAAATTACAGTGGCCAGTAGAAAACGGGAAGAGGAATTGTTTTCTAAAAGGGTTTGTCCTACTTGCCATGCAGAAAGACATGATGCAGATGCTTATCATTGTAAATATTGCGGGACCCGATTATAA
- a CDS encoding TrkH family potassium uptake protein → MQISKKQIRKIIGWLILVLSAIGFVLVIYEEGFKRPILSQRNSLIVLKAILTVIWGGYVGLYFMAKTSKLFTKKYLSELVVILLISFALGFIFSEYNLPWFSPVTQTITDRILVSVLTVLVFVLEVSKVSLKVNQLKINPSMLFILSFLLLILLGTIFLMLPNAHYGRISMIDAVFTATSAVCVTGLIVLDTAKDFTLFGQLVILFLFQLGGLGMMTFTSFFGFFFRSSFSLQNQLFLKDFINEDNFSKIFSTLMKIISFTFLVEGVTIVLIFFTLDDAGFSQLEDKVFFSIFHGVSAFCNAGFSTLSNGLYQEGFRGNFDLHLILAISIVLGGIGFPVVVSYYSYLKHVIIGFVKKVFLGEAYRHVPRVVNIGTRLVMYTTLAFLVFGFVVYWFAEQNHTLDGLSPYGKIVTSIFGTVTPRTAGFNTVDMGALSMSTIVVMILLMYVGASPGSTGGGLKTSTFAVAMLNAFSMAKGKDRVEFFKREISNITLRKAFAVIALSFLVIGLAIFLVVLFEPEKPILKVAFEVFSAFSTVGLSLGITAGLGTFSKIVLIFTMFIGRVGTLTILIAFSRAVKNLSYRYPEESVFIT, encoded by the coding sequence ATGCAAATCAGTAAAAAACAAATCCGAAAAATCATTGGCTGGCTGATCCTGGTATTGAGTGCCATTGGATTTGTTCTGGTGATTTATGAAGAAGGCTTCAAAAGACCAATTCTTTCTCAAAGAAATTCACTAATCGTCCTAAAGGCGATATTGACTGTGATTTGGGGTGGGTATGTTGGCTTGTATTTTATGGCCAAAACCAGCAAACTTTTTACCAAAAAGTACCTATCTGAACTGGTAGTGATCCTTTTGATCAGTTTTGCACTTGGATTTATTTTTAGCGAGTATAATTTACCTTGGTTTTCCCCGGTTACCCAAACCATTACAGATAGGATATTGGTGAGCGTGCTAACGGTGTTAGTTTTTGTGCTGGAGGTATCTAAGGTGAGCCTAAAAGTCAATCAACTAAAGATCAATCCCTCCATGCTCTTTATATTAAGCTTTTTACTGCTCATTCTGTTGGGAACGATTTTTCTGATGTTGCCTAATGCCCATTATGGGCGAATAAGTATGATAGACGCAGTTTTTACGGCCACCAGTGCAGTTTGCGTAACGGGATTGATAGTATTGGATACTGCGAAGGATTTTACGCTTTTTGGACAATTGGTGATTCTATTTTTGTTTCAATTAGGCGGTTTGGGTATGATGACCTTTACAAGTTTCTTTGGTTTTTTCTTCAGAAGCAGCTTTAGCCTTCAGAATCAATTGTTCTTAAAGGATTTTATTAATGAGGACAATTTTAGTAAGATATTCAGTACCCTTATGAAGATCATTTCCTTTACATTTTTGGTGGAGGGGGTGACTATTGTTTTGATTTTCTTTACCTTGGATGACGCTGGATTTTCCCAACTGGAAGACAAGGTTTTCTTTTCAATTTTCCATGGTGTGTCCGCCTTTTGCAATGCGGGGTTTAGTACATTGAGCAATGGGCTTTATCAAGAAGGGTTTAGGGGGAATTTTGATTTGCACTTAATTTTAGCCATTTCAATTGTGCTGGGTGGAATTGGTTTCCCTGTGGTCGTTAGCTATTATTCATACCTTAAGCATGTAATCATTGGTTTTGTAAAAAAAGTATTTTTGGGAGAGGCTTACCGGCATGTTCCCAGGGTGGTTAATATCGGTACAAGACTTGTTATGTACACGACGCTGGCGTTCCTGGTTTTTGGGTTTGTTGTCTATTGGTTTGCTGAACAGAACCATACTTTGGATGGATTAAGTCCATATGGTAAAATAGTGACCAGCATTTTTGGCACCGTTACACCCCGTACAGCTGGTTTTAATACAGTTGATATGGGGGCATTGTCTATGTCGACAATCGTAGTAATGATATTATTAATGTATGTAGGGGCCTCCCCGGGATCGACAGGCGGAGGGTTGAAAACCAGCACTTTTGCGGTGGCCATGTTAAATGCATTTAGTATGGCCAAGGGGAAAGACAGGGTTGAATTTTTCAAAAGGGAAATCAGCAATATTACTTTAAGAAAAGCCTTTGCGGTTATTGCCCTTTCCTTTTTGGTAATAGGTTTGGCCATCTTTTTAGTGGTATTATTTGAGCCGGAAAAACCTATTCTAAAGGTGGCTTTTGAAGTGTTTTCAGCCTTTTCCACGGTTGGCTTAAGTCTTGGCATTACTGCTGGGCTGGGTACTTTCAGTAAGATTGTTCTCATATTTACCATGTTTATTGGCAGAGTGGGTACTTTAACCATATTAATTGCCTTTTCCAGAGCAGTGAAAAACCTAAGTTATCGATACCCTGAGGAATCGGTATTTATTACCTGA
- a CDS encoding potassium channel family protein, whose product MKFIIVGMGNFGGYLAARLTDKGHEVIGIDSTMSRVEALKDKITHTICMDATELHSAKNLPLKEADVVLVAIGEDIGASIMATAVFKELNVKRLISRAISHTHETVIKAIGVNEIIHPEEETAERLAKKLEMKGVIDSFSISGGYNIVEVKSPKEFVGKSIGESDIRNKYNVNVLTIVKVRNRPNIFGALQEREKVIGVVNARTVIENNDILVLFGEMKDIEKILDLNDD is encoded by the coding sequence ATGAAATTTATTATTGTAGGGATGGGGAATTTTGGGGGCTATCTGGCCGCCAGGTTAACCGATAAAGGTCATGAGGTTATTGGGATTGACTCTACCATGTCCAGGGTGGAGGCTTTAAAAGATAAAATCACCCATACCATCTGTATGGATGCTACGGAATTGCATTCAGCGAAAAATCTTCCATTAAAAGAAGCTGATGTAGTATTGGTGGCCATAGGGGAGGATATTGGCGCTTCGATTATGGCCACTGCTGTTTTTAAAGAATTGAATGTGAAAAGGCTGATAAGCCGTGCCATCTCCCATACTCATGAAACAGTGATCAAAGCCATTGGGGTGAATGAGATTATTCATCCTGAAGAGGAAACCGCTGAACGCTTGGCCAAAAAGCTGGAAATGAAAGGGGTAATTGATAGTTTCAGTATATCGGGTGGTTACAATATTGTTGAGGTAAAATCCCCAAAGGAGTTTGTAGGCAAATCCATTGGAGAATCAGATATTAGAAATAAATATAATGTCAATGTCTTAACCATAGTAAAAGTTAGGAACCGACCAAATATTTTTGGGGCTCTGCAGGAAAGGGAAAAGGTAATTGGGGTGGTGAACGCCAGAACGGTAATAGAAAATAATGATATTTTGGTGCTATTTGGGGAGATGAAGGATATAGAAAAAATATTGGACCTAAATGATGATTAA
- a CDS encoding LutC/YkgG family protein translates to MSSKEAILAAAKQNKPQATPLPDLLQFPDEPNLVERYEKGLSGNGGSLGEGDSIEDINKYIQENFSQDQLIASLVEGVAGNVDVNKISDPHDLEHVEVAILKGELGVSENGALWMPEKNVVHRVLPFIAQHLIIVLEKSKLLTNMHQAYEKVQVNDDGYGVFIAGPSKTADIEQSLVIGAHGPRSLKVFLI, encoded by the coding sequence ATGAGCAGTAAAGAAGCCATATTAGCCGCAGCCAAACAAAACAAACCTCAGGCCACCCCGCTTCCGGACCTTCTCCAATTTCCGGATGAACCCAATTTGGTGGAAAGATATGAAAAAGGGCTTTCCGGTAATGGAGGCAGTTTGGGAGAGGGTGATTCTATTGAGGATATCAATAAGTATATCCAGGAAAACTTTTCACAGGACCAATTAATAGCTTCTTTGGTAGAAGGGGTTGCAGGAAATGTAGATGTAAATAAAATCTCTGATCCCCATGACTTGGAACATGTGGAAGTGGCCATCCTTAAGGGGGAATTAGGAGTTTCGGAAAATGGCGCCTTATGGATGCCGGAAAAAAATGTGGTCCACAGGGTATTGCCGTTTATTGCCCAACATTTGATCATTGTACTGGAAAAAAGCAAACTCCTGACCAATATGCATCAAGCCTACGAAAAGGTTCAGGTAAACGATGATGGATATGGAGTATTTATCGCTGGGCCTTCTAAAACAGCAGATATCGAACAGTCCCTGGTTATCGGTGCCCATGGGCCAAGAAGCCTAAAAGTATTTTTAATTTGA
- a CDS encoding lactate utilization protein B has translation MKIHQHAKAAEEFIKDDARTHWHDDTLWHVRQNRDKSAQGIPEWETLRDTASATKDYVLSHIDELLVQFEENAKANGVEVLWAKDAEEHNQHVYNILKENGVKNIVKSKSILTEECGLNHYLEDKGYDVVDTDLGERIIQFAKQAPSHIVLPAIHLKKQDIGEIFHDHIGTNKGAEDPQYLTEAARQHLRKKFVQANAAITGVNFGIAETGGFVVCTNEGNADMGTHLADIHIACMGIEKLIPRAADLGVFLRLLARSATGQSITNYSSHFHKPAPGKKMYIILVDNGRTKQLGREDFKNSLKCIRCGACMNTCPIYRRSGGYSYNSTVPGPIGSILSPGIDLKKYSTLPFASTLCGSCSDVCPVKINIHEQLYKWRQFITENGEADGGKKLAMKLAGYTFGKPVLYDLMGGLARKALKFTPDSLVYSSLNVWGKHRDLPDVPKESFKEWYQKNRKK, from the coding sequence ATGAAAATACATCAACACGCCAAAGCTGCTGAAGAATTTATAAAAGATGATGCCAGAACTCATTGGCATGACGATACCCTTTGGCATGTTCGCCAAAACAGGGATAAATCTGCCCAGGGGATTCCGGAATGGGAAACCCTAAGAGATACCGCATCAGCCACCAAAGACTATGTGCTCTCCCATATTGATGAGCTTTTGGTGCAATTTGAAGAAAATGCCAAAGCCAATGGAGTGGAAGTCCTTTGGGCTAAGGATGCCGAGGAACATAACCAGCATGTCTATAATATTCTCAAGGAAAATGGTGTCAAAAACATTGTCAAAAGTAAATCCATCCTGACCGAGGAATGCGGGTTAAACCATTACCTTGAAGACAAAGGATATGATGTGGTTGACACGGACCTTGGGGAACGGATCATCCAATTTGCCAAGCAGGCCCCAAGTCATATTGTCCTCCCTGCCATCCATCTGAAAAAGCAGGACATTGGAGAGATTTTCCATGACCATATTGGCACCAACAAAGGGGCTGAAGATCCCCAATACCTGACGGAAGCTGCCAGACAACACCTGAGAAAGAAATTTGTGCAGGCCAATGCGGCCATTACCGGTGTTAACTTTGGCATAGCGGAAACAGGTGGCTTTGTAGTCTGCACTAATGAGGGTAATGCCGACATGGGCACCCACTTGGCAGATATCCACATTGCTTGTATGGGGATAGAAAAACTGATTCCAAGGGCTGCCGACCTGGGTGTTTTCTTAAGGCTTCTGGCCAGAAGTGCCACAGGTCAAAGCATCACTAACTATTCTTCCCATTTCCACAAGCCGGCGCCAGGCAAAAAGATGTATATCATTCTTGTGGATAATGGCCGTACCAAACAGTTGGGAAGGGAGGATTTCAAAAACTCCCTGAAATGTATCCGCTGTGGGGCTTGTATGAACACTTGCCCAATTTACAGAAGAAGTGGCGGCTATAGTTATAATTCCACAGTACCTGGTCCAATTGGTTCTATTCTGTCTCCAGGCATTGACCTGAAAAAATACAGTACCCTTCCATTTGCCTCTACCCTATGTGGATCCTGTTCGGATGTTTGTCCGGTAAAAATCAATATTCACGAACAACTCTACAAATGGAGACAATTCATTACAGAAAATGGTGAAGCAGATGGTGGTAAAAAACTTGCCATGAAGCTGGCCGGTTATACTTTTGGGAAACCGGTATTGTATGACCTGATGGGTGGATTGGCCAGGAAGGCACTGAAATTCACTCCTGACAGTTTGGTGTACAGCAGCTTGAATGTTTGGGGCAAGCACAGGGATTTGCCAGATGTGCCCAAGGAAAGTTTCAAAGAATGGTACCAGAAAAACAGAAAAAAATGA
- a CDS encoding (Fe-S)-binding protein, translating into MRVGLFIPCYVDQFYPNVAKATLELLEKFGIEVVYPLSQTCCGQPMANSGYERYGKESVELFLKNFREFDYIVAPSGSCTLHVKEHVLPKEDGAPKIYELCEFLTDVLKVENISASFPHKVGFHSSCHGLRGLRLGKCSERMDPEFNKPLSLLSKVKDIQMVELDRKDECCGFGGTFAIAEEAVSVAMGKDRIADHKRNGVEVITGADMSCLMHLEGLLKREKSPIKIKHIAEVLIGSPIE; encoded by the coding sequence ATGCGCGTAGGACTATTTATACCTTGTTATGTAGACCAGTTTTATCCCAATGTGGCCAAAGCTACTTTGGAATTGCTGGAAAAATTTGGGATTGAAGTGGTTTACCCCTTATCCCAGACTTGCTGCGGCCAACCTATGGCCAACTCCGGTTATGAAAGATATGGGAAAGAATCCGTAGAATTATTTTTAAAAAATTTTAGGGAATTTGATTATATCGTAGCTCCATCTGGGAGCTGCACCCTTCATGTCAAAGAACATGTGCTCCCCAAAGAAGATGGCGCTCCCAAAATCTATGAACTTTGCGAATTTCTAACAGATGTTCTCAAGGTGGAAAACATTTCCGCCTCCTTTCCCCATAAAGTGGGCTTTCATTCCAGCTGTCATGGCTTGAGAGGATTGAGGTTAGGCAAATGCTCCGAGCGGATGGATCCGGAATTCAACAAACCGCTTTCCCTGCTCAGCAAGGTAAAAGATATTCAAATGGTTGAGCTTGACCGAAAAGATGAATGCTGCGGATTTGGAGGCACCTTTGCCATTGCGGAAGAAGCCGTTTCTGTAGCCATGGGCAAAGACAGGATAGCCGACCATAAAAGAAACGGAGTGGAAGTCATCACCGGTGCAGATATGTCTTGCCTGATGCATTTGGAAGGCCTTCTAAAAAGGGAAAAAAGCCCGATAAAAATAAAGCATATCGCAGAAGTTCTGATCGGAAGCCCAATCGAATAA